In one Macaca fascicularis isolate 582-1 chromosome 6, T2T-MFA8v1.1 genomic region, the following are encoded:
- the MARCOL gene encoding MARCO-like protein, with amino-acid sequence MRAFVFFLFMLLAMFSASSTQISNTTVFKLEENSEPALILEKKNEANHLGGQRDSNEQGGSYTQGNLGTFSLQGQPGYFNKLEKPRNFKPGRAGVLNQSEILKNSGKSNQKGNPESSNMQEKSGSSSQLGKPGFSTQQGNPGSSGQQGKPGSFSRKVMVGSSSQQGKPGSSSQQGNLGSSTQKGNLGSSSLQGHLGLSSHQGKPESSGQQGKPGSSSQQGNLGSSSQQGNPGSSNQQGKPGLSNQQGNLGSSGQQGKPGSSSQPGKPGSSSHQGKPGSSSQQGNLHLSSQQGNQGPSSKQGKPGLSRHQGNLRLSSQQGKPGASSQQGKPGASSQQGDLGSSSQQGDLESSKNQGKPESSSQQGDLGSSKHQGKPGSSSQQGDLGSSGQQGKPGSSSQPGKPGSSSHQGKPGSSSQQGNLHLSSQQGNQGPSSKQGKPGLSRHQGNLRLSSQQGKPGASSQQGKPGASSQQGDLGSSNQQGDLESSKNQGKPGSSSQEGDLGSSKHQGKPGLSSQQGDLGSSRHQSKPGSSSQQRKLRSLYNQQQRKNIDNTFNGNIKDFQYVNYIMLLSPSMYGFHRKSAARHMGDPLQRSLTLWSPPSKAHGEYCQATTDVTLRSKRFLVSLW; translated from the exons ATGAGGGCTTtcgttttctttctcttcatgcTCCTGGCCATGTTCTCAG CATCTTCAACCCAGATTTCAAATACCACTGTTTTCAAACTAGAAGAGAATTCAGAACCTGCACttattctggagaaaaaaaatgaagctaacCATCTAGGAGGACAAAGGGATTCTAATGAGCAAGGAGGTAGTTATACACAAGGAAATCTGGGAACATTTAGTCTTCAAGGACAACCAGGATATTTTAACAAGCTAGAGAAACCAAGAAACTTTAAGCCAGGGAGAGCAGGAGTTTTAAACCagtctgagattttaaaaaattcaggaaaatctAACCAAAAAGGGAATCCAGAATCTTCTAATATGCAGGAAAAATCAGGATCTTCTAGCCAACTAGGGAAACCAGGGTTTTCTACCCAACAGGGAAATCCGGGGTCATCTGGCCAACAAGGGAAACCAGGGTCATTTAGCCGGAAAGTGATGGTGGGGTCATCTAGCCAACAGGGGAAGCCAGGATCATCTAGCCAACAAGGGAATCTAGGGTCATCTACCCAGAAAGGGAATTTAGGATCTTCTAGCCTACAAGGGCATCTGGGTTTATCTAGCCATCAAGGGAAGCCAGAGTCATCTGGCCAGCAAGGGAAGCCAGGGTCATCTAGCCAACAGGGAAATCTAGGATCTTCTAGCCAACAAGGAAATCCAGGGTCTTCTAACCAACAGGGGAAGCCAGGGTTGTCTAACCAACAAGGAAATCTAGGATCTTCTGGCCAACAGGGGAAGCCAGGATCTTCTAGCCAACCGGGGAAGCCAGGGTCATCTAGCCATCAGGGGAAGCCAGGGTCATCTAGCCAACAAGGAAATCTACATTTATCTAGCCAGCAAGGGAATCAAGGACCTTCTAGCAAACAGGGGAAGCCAGGGTTATCCAGACATCAAGGAAATCTACGATTATCTAGCCAGCAAGGGAAGCCAGGGGCATCTAGTCAACAAGGGAAGCCAGGGGCATCTAGCCAGCAAGGAGATCTAGGATCATCTAGCCAGCAAGGAGATCTAGAATCTTCTAAGAATCAGGGGAAGCCAGAGTCATCTAGCCAGCAAGGAGATCTAGGATCTTCTAAGCATCAGGGGAAGCCAGGGTCATCTAGCCAGCAAGGAGATCTAGGATCTTCTGGCCAACAGGGGAAGCCAGGATCTTCTAGCCAACCGGGGAAGCCAGGGTCATCTAGCCATCAAGGGAAGCCAGGGTCATCCAGCCAACAAGGAAATCTACATTTATCTAGCCAGCAAGGGAATCAAGGACCTTCTAGCAAACAGGGGAAGCCAGGGTTATCCAGACATCAAGGAAATCTACGATTATCTAGCCAGCAAGGGAAGCCAGGGGCATCTAGTCAACAAGGGAAGCCAGGGGCATCTAGCCAGCAAGGAGATCTAGGGTCATCTAACCAGCAAGGAGATCTAGAATCTTCTAAGAATCAGGGGAAGCCAGGGTCTTCTAGCCAGGAAGGAGATCTAGGATCTTCTAAGCATCAGGGGAAGCCAGGGTTATCTAGCCAGCAAGGAGATCTAGGATCTTCTAGGCATCAGAGTAAACCAGGATCATCTAGCCAACAAAGAAAATTGAGATCACTTTACAaccaacaacaaagaaaaaatatcgACAACACTTTCAATGGCAATATAAAGGACTTTCAG taTGTTAATTATATCATGCTACTCTCTCCTAGCATGTATGGTTTCCACAGAAAATCTGCGGCCAGACATATGGGAGATCCACT gcagaggagcctcaccctgtGGTCACCACCATCTAAGGCCCATGGGGAATACTGCCAGGCTACCACCGATGTTACCTTAAGGTCCAAGCGCTTCTTAGTCAGCTTGTGGTGA